The Chryseolinea soli genome contains a region encoding:
- a CDS encoding SRPBCC family protein, whose protein sequence is MWTQSHTLVTREVTKEQLWKLFSDVDRWHTWDAGVEYARLLGKFEVGNHFILKPKKGPKVKIKLVEVIENRKFVDCTTFPLAKMYGEHTYDETPEGLRMTTTMKVVGPLSFLWRRIVAQEIADALPAEMVEQVKAAKKL, encoded by the coding sequence ATGTGGACCCAATCGCACACCCTGGTGACCCGCGAGGTGACCAAAGAACAACTCTGGAAATTATTCTCCGACGTCGATCGCTGGCACACCTGGGACGCCGGTGTGGAGTATGCCCGCTTGCTGGGCAAATTTGAAGTGGGAAATCATTTCATCCTCAAACCTAAGAAAGGACCCAAGGTGAAGATCAAACTGGTGGAGGTAATCGAAAACCGGAAGTTTGTGGACTGCACAACTTTTCCCTTGGCGAAGATGTATGGCGAACATACCTACGACGAGACCCCGGAAGGCTTGCGCATGACCACCACGATGAAAGTCGTCGGTCCGCTAAGTTTTTTGTGGCGCCGGATCGTGGCACAGGAGATTGCCGATGCGCTTCCGGCCGAAATGGTGGAACAGGTGAAGGCTGCCAAGAAATTGTGA
- a CDS encoding polyprenol monophosphomannose synthase has product MSNAIVIIPTYKERDNIRAIIDAVFALPKEFHVLIVDDNSPDGTPQIVEQMQQYYNQTEHKLHLVKRPGKLGLGTAYITGFKYAMAKGYEYILEMDADFSHDPKDLINLYLACAEGKSDVAIGSRYATGVNVVNWPIGRVLLSYFASSYVRLITSIPIRDTTAGFLCYRKKVLETIPLDQVKFVGYAFQIEMKFLAWKYGFVLEEVPIIFTDRTRGESKMSAGIFKEAFFGVLQMTVQSWFKKYIPLGQSS; this is encoded by the coding sequence GTGAGCAACGCAATCGTCATCATTCCCACCTATAAAGAACGCGACAACATCCGCGCGATCATCGACGCCGTTTTTGCTCTGCCCAAAGAATTTCACGTCCTCATTGTAGACGACAACTCTCCCGATGGCACGCCGCAGATCGTGGAGCAAATGCAGCAATACTACAACCAGACCGAACATAAACTTCACCTGGTGAAACGCCCGGGCAAGCTGGGTTTGGGCACGGCATATATCACGGGGTTTAAGTATGCGATGGCAAAGGGGTATGAATACATCCTGGAAATGGATGCTGATTTTTCGCACGATCCCAAAGACCTCATCAATCTTTACCTGGCCTGCGCCGAAGGCAAAAGCGACGTGGCCATCGGTTCGCGCTATGCTACCGGGGTGAACGTGGTGAACTGGCCTATCGGGCGCGTGTTGCTATCCTACTTTGCCAGCAGCTATGTGCGGCTGATCACCAGCATCCCCATTCGCGACACTACGGCCGGTTTTCTGTGTTATCGTAAAAAAGTATTGGAAACAATTCCGCTCGACCAGGTGAAATTTGTTGGCTATGCGTTCCAGATCGAGATGAAATTCCTGGCTTGGAAATACGGATTCGTATTGGAAGAAGTGCCTATCATCTTTACCGACCGCACCCGCGGAGAGTCCAAGATGTCGGCAGGGATCTTTAAAGAAGCCTTTTTCGGTGTACTTCAAATGACCGTACAAAGTTGGTTTAAGAAGTATATCCCACTCGGTCAATCTTCTTAA
- a CDS encoding ABC transporter permease codes for MNLSYFISKRISREQQQGFASTIHRIAIASIGIGLAASILSFLIMRGFQETVKQKVYGFNGHMVVTKLTMSNSSEERPMNYHVDPYDHPEKYPFVTHMQEFAHKPGLVKTDQDEVLGVFVKGVGKSYDVNAFRSSIVEGKFFDFPDSGYAHQVVVSKIIARKLNAKVGDNIVVHFFQNPIRSRKLTISGIYETNLSEYFDSKVIIGDIRMIQKLNDWSDSLAGGLEVFVKDQGPEKMEEDAFTISEAMDLDFNVQLMSDKYVQVFEWLNLISRQVNILLVIILTVVCVNMISIVLILVMERTQMIGMLKAMGATDKMIRSVFLFNGINLLVKGLVLGNLLGLGLCAIQYYFKIIKLNAHDYYMSFVPISWNWEVVAVLNIVTFFVVTIVLLVPTMVIARINPIRAIRFD; via the coding sequence GTGAACCTTTCCTATTTCATATCCAAAAGAATAAGCCGTGAGCAGCAGCAGGGATTTGCATCGACCATCCATCGCATCGCCATCGCCAGCATCGGCATCGGGCTGGCGGCCAGCATCCTTTCGTTCCTCATCATGCGTGGATTCCAGGAAACGGTGAAGCAGAAAGTATACGGCTTCAACGGCCACATGGTGGTGACCAAACTCACTATGAGCAACTCATCGGAAGAGCGGCCCATGAACTATCACGTGGATCCCTACGATCATCCGGAGAAATATCCGTTCGTCACCCACATGCAGGAGTTCGCGCATAAGCCGGGCCTGGTGAAGACCGACCAGGACGAAGTGCTGGGCGTTTTTGTAAAAGGTGTGGGGAAGAGTTATGATGTCAACGCGTTTCGCTCCAGCATCGTGGAGGGCAAGTTCTTTGACTTTCCCGACTCGGGCTATGCCCACCAGGTGGTGGTGAGCAAGATCATCGCCCGCAAGCTCAACGCCAAGGTAGGCGACAACATCGTGGTGCACTTTTTCCAGAATCCGATCCGTTCGCGCAAGCTCACCATCAGTGGCATCTACGAGACCAACCTATCCGAATATTTCGATAGCAAGGTGATCATCGGTGACATTCGAATGATCCAGAAGTTGAACGACTGGTCCGACAGCCTCGCCGGCGGTTTGGAGGTATTTGTGAAGGACCAGGGTCCTGAAAAGATGGAGGAGGATGCGTTCACCATCAGTGAGGCCATGGACCTGGATTTTAATGTGCAATTGATGAGCGATAAGTACGTCCAGGTATTTGAATGGCTCAATCTCATCAGCAGGCAAGTCAACATTCTTTTGGTCATTATTTTAACAGTTGTGTGTGTAAACATGATTTCCATTGTACTGATCCTGGTGATGGAGCGCACGCAAATGATTGGCATGCTCAAAGCCATGGGGGCAACCGACAAGATGATACGGTCTGTTTTCCTTTTTAATGGCATTAATTTGCTGGTAAAAGGTCTGGTCTTAGGCAACCTGTTGGGACTTGGTTTATGCGCGATACAGTATTATTTTAAAATAATTAAGCTAAACGCACATGATTATTACATGAGCTTCGTACCCATTTCCTGGAACTGGGAAGTCGTTGCGGTGCTGAACATCGTCACGTTTTTCGTCGTCACAATCGTGTTGTTGGTCCCTACAATGGTCATTGCACGGATAAATCCGATACGTGCCATCCGTTTTGACTGA
- a CDS encoding exo-beta-N-acetylmuramidase NamZ domain-containing protein — translation MKKLLLLLLIVWNTTYCTTPKTTTPAPSATATTPTQKKEVLTGAAQLDVLLPKLQGKRVALVVNYTATVGKTHLADTLKSRGVNIIKIMSPEHGFRGNAAAGEHVQDGVDTKTGLPVVSLYGNNRKPTSEQLADVDIVIFDIQDVGVRFFTYVGTLHYLMEACAENGKKVIVLDRPNPNASYIDGPVLSMEFKSFIGMHPVPVVHGLTVGEYAQVINGEGWLEGAKKCELEVVPLKNWTHNDAYSLPLKPSPNLPNDQAVRLYPSICFFEGTPISLGRGTQTPFQVIGHPDLKSLPYQFTPVDIPGMANDPPQEGKLCYGLDLRQVPVAKRLDLHYLIDMYKIFPDKEHFFVQHFERWSGTKALRQQIIDGLSEDQIRASWQKDLDQYKAMRKKYLLYP, via the coding sequence ATGAAGAAACTCCTCCTATTACTCTTGATCGTGTGGAATACCACGTATTGCACCACCCCCAAGACCACCACCCCTGCTCCCAGCGCCACAGCGACCACCCCAACCCAAAAGAAGGAAGTGCTCACCGGCGCTGCACAGCTCGATGTGCTGTTGCCCAAACTTCAAGGCAAACGCGTGGCATTGGTGGTGAATTATACGGCCACGGTGGGCAAAACCCACCTGGCCGATACGCTGAAAAGCCGCGGGGTCAACATCATCAAGATCATGTCGCCGGAGCATGGCTTCCGGGGCAACGCCGCGGCTGGCGAACATGTGCAGGATGGTGTGGACACAAAAACGGGTCTGCCCGTCGTGTCGCTCTATGGCAACAATCGCAAGCCCACGTCCGAACAACTGGCCGACGTGGACATCGTGATCTTTGATATACAAGATGTGGGCGTACGGTTCTTTACCTATGTCGGCACGCTGCACTACCTGATGGAGGCCTGCGCCGAAAATGGCAAGAAAGTGATCGTGCTGGACCGGCCCAATCCAAATGCATCCTACATCGACGGCCCTGTTTTGTCGATGGAGTTCAAATCGTTTATCGGCATGCATCCCGTGCCCGTGGTTCACGGCCTCACCGTGGGAGAATATGCGCAGGTAATCAACGGCGAAGGCTGGTTAGAGGGTGCAAAGAAATGCGAACTGGAAGTCGTTCCTTTGAAAAACTGGACGCATAACGATGCCTACTCACTCCCCTTAAAGCCTTCACCCAATCTTCCCAACGATCAGGCCGTGCGCCTGTATCCATCCATCTGCTTTTTTGAAGGCACACCCATCAGCCTGGGGCGCGGCACCCAAACCCCTTTCCAGGTGATTGGCCATCCCGACCTGAAGAGCCTCCCCTACCAGTTCACGCCGGTGGACATTCCGGGGATGGCAAACGATCCTCCACAAGAAGGCAAGTTGTGCTACGGCCTCGACCTGCGACAAGTGCCCGTTGCCAAAAGACTCGACTTGCACTACCTGATCGACATGTACAAGATCTTCCCCGATAAAGAACATTTCTTTGTTCAACACTTCGAACGGTGGTCGGGCACAAAAGCCCTGCGACAACAGATCATCGACGGACTTTCCGAAGACCAGATCAGGGCTTCGTGGCAGAAAGACCTGGATCAGTATAAAGCCATGCGCAAGAAATACCTGCTTTATCCCTAA
- the nth gene encoding endonuclease III → MTKAEKVNDILAILEHYYPHPAIPLHHKDAYTLLISVLLSAQCTDERVNKTTPSLFKQADNPYDMVKMSVDEIREIIKPCGLSPMKSKGIYGLSKILIDKYDGKVPNTFEALEELPAVGHKTASVVMTQWFGVPAFPVDTHIHRLAYRWGLSNGKSVEQTEKDLKRLIPESKWNKAHLQIIYFGREYCPARGHVWETCPICSKYMRKDLRD, encoded by the coding sequence ATGACCAAGGCTGAAAAAGTAAACGACATCCTCGCCATCCTCGAGCATTACTATCCGCATCCAGCCATTCCGTTGCATCACAAAGATGCCTACACGTTACTGATCTCCGTGTTGCTTTCGGCACAGTGCACCGACGAGCGCGTGAACAAGACCACACCATCGCTTTTTAAGCAGGCCGACAATCCTTATGATATGGTGAAGATGAGTGTCGATGAAATTCGCGAGATCATCAAGCCGTGTGGCTTGTCGCCCATGAAGTCGAAGGGCATTTACGGGTTGTCGAAGATCTTGATCGACAAGTACGATGGGAAGGTACCCAATACGTTTGAGGCGTTGGAAGAATTGCCCGCCGTGGGACATAAGACGGCGTCGGTGGTGATGACGCAATGGTTTGGGGTGCCCGCGTTTCCGGTGGATACGCACATTCACCGCCTGGCGTATCGCTGGGGGTTATCGAATGGGAAAAGTGTGGAGCAGACGGAGAAGGATTTAAAGCGATTGATCCCGGAGTCGAAGTGGAACAAAGCGCATTTGCAGATCATCTACTTTGGCAGGGAATATTGTCCGGCAAGGGGACATGTTTGGGAGACCTGTCCTATTTGTTCGAAGTATATGCGGAAGGATTTGAGGGATTAA
- a CDS encoding precorrin-2 dehydrogenase/sirohydrochlorin ferrochelatase family protein, translating to MERNNLFPVFLKLESLDTLIVGGGNVGLEKLTAILKSSPSAKVTLVGRTIQDAIKDVAKAHPTVKLYERNFKLWDLWDKDIVLLATDNRSLHEAIKKLARTRRILTNVADTPDLCDFYLGSVVTKGNLKIGVSTNGKSPTISKRIREYLDEAIPDNTNELLDNMQKIRDQIKGDFGQKVKVLNEITASWLEEAAVVK from the coding sequence ATGGAGCGCAACAACCTGTTTCCCGTTTTCCTCAAGCTGGAGTCGCTCGACACCCTCATCGTCGGCGGCGGCAACGTAGGCCTTGAAAAATTAACGGCCATCCTCAAGAGCAGCCCTTCAGCCAAGGTCACCTTGGTAGGCCGCACGATTCAGGATGCCATTAAGGACGTGGCCAAAGCCCATCCCACGGTGAAGCTATACGAGAGAAATTTCAAATTGTGGGACCTGTGGGACAAAGACATCGTGCTCCTGGCCACCGACAACCGCAGCTTGCACGAAGCGATCAAGAAACTGGCGCGCACCCGTCGCATCCTCACCAACGTGGCCGACACGCCCGACCTCTGTGATTTCTATTTGGGCTCTGTCGTCACAAAAGGAAACCTGAAGATCGGCGTCTCCACCAACGGCAAATCCCCGACCATATCCAAGCGCATCCGCGAATACCTCGACGAGGCCATTCCCGACAACACCAACGAGCTGCTGGACAACATGCAAAAGATCCGCGACCAGATCAAAGGCGACTTTGGACAAAAGGTGAAGGTTCTGAATGAGATCACAGCGTCGTGGCTGGAAGAAGCCGCTGTGGTGAAATAA
- the cobA gene encoding uroporphyrinogen-III C-methyltransferase: MIPTIFTFEKVPRLTLVGAGPGDPELMTLKGLMVLKTADVVLYDALVSEEILNMIPVHVPSFSVGKRAGAHSHTQDEINELIVDYAYVYGHVVRLKGGDPFVFGRGAEEIAFAEAHGVQTTVVPGISSALAVPASVNIPVTERGVSESFWVITGTTKAGELSGDLALAAQSTATVVILMGLNKVKEIMELFQAHGKSGTPAAIIQNGTLPNQRLVTGTVSDIAAKASLAGIGSPAIMVVGEVVQHARALAAVTQEVATHYQ, encoded by the coding sequence ATGATACCAACGATATTCACATTCGAAAAAGTACCCCGCCTCACGCTGGTAGGCGCCGGCCCCGGCGACCCGGAACTGATGACGCTGAAGGGCCTCATGGTTCTGAAGACGGCCGACGTGGTGCTGTATGACGCGCTGGTATCCGAAGAGATCTTGAACATGATCCCCGTGCACGTGCCCTCATTTTCGGTGGGCAAAAGAGCGGGAGCGCATTCGCATACACAAGACGAGATCAATGAATTGATCGTCGACTACGCCTATGTGTATGGCCACGTGGTGCGCTTGAAAGGCGGCGACCCGTTCGTGTTTGGGCGGGGTGCGGAAGAGATCGCTTTCGCGGAAGCGCATGGCGTGCAAACAACCGTGGTGCCGGGCATTAGCAGCGCGTTGGCCGTGCCGGCCAGTGTGAACATCCCGGTAACGGAACGCGGCGTGAGTGAAAGTTTTTGGGTGATCACCGGCACGACAAAAGCCGGCGAGCTTTCGGGCGACCTGGCGTTGGCTGCGCAATCTACGGCAACGGTAGTCATCCTCATGGGGCTCAACAAAGTGAAAGAGATCATGGAATTGTTCCAGGCGCATGGAAAGTCGGGAACACCGGCGGCCATCATCCAAAACGGTACGCTCCCCAACCAAAGGCTGGTGACGGGAACCGTGTCCGACATTGCTGCAAAGGCATCGCTGGCAGGCATCGGCTCACCGGCCATCATGGTCGTGGGTGAAGTGGTGCAACACGCCCGTGCCCTGGCCGCTGTGACACAAGAAGTAGCAACACACTATCAATAA
- a CDS encoding HEPN domain-containing protein encodes MESFRTELEDLNNPVVARDIIDLSKKIQLFRDGKIDDEKFRSLRLARGIYGQRQPGVQMIRIKLPFGRLSTKQIRRIADISDEYASSTLHATTRQDIQIHYVSLDKTPELWAKLEKDEITTREACGNTVRNITASATAGIDPKEPFDVSPYAHEMFRYFLRNPICQEMGRKFKISFSSSEEDTAFSFIHDLGFIPRIVDGKRGFKVMIGGGLGANPTLAELAYDFLEEDQIIPFAEAVLRVFDRYGERNRRMKARFKFLLTDIGLEKVMALVAEERTAIKNKSYHINTAILPDAVIPSEVATGPAAIADQKRYDRWKDTNVFEQKQPGFFGVNVRVPLGNLSSKLARQFANVVDQYAADDMRVTINQGYLLRFVRPENLTHLYVALDQLGLAEPGFDSVADITACPGTDTCNLGISDSTNISLALEKVIRNEFPDLIYNNDIKIKISGCPNSCGQHGLASIGLHGSTIKDKQGKVMPALVVLLGGGKVKNGEGIISDKIIKIPSKRGPDALRILFTDYETNSLEGEYYHDYFKRLGRNHFYQLLKPLGDITAVLPEEYIDWGQDHNFILHTAVGECAGVIIDLVATLLYDSEDKLGWAKEAYDQGLYADSIYHSYSAFINSAKALLLGRDIKPSTQYQTISDFQKEFVDTGVFPFEGNFKEYVLRINKNEPSEAFAAKFIAESTKFMEDVAAYRAAETGENVVEKVAVAK; translated from the coding sequence ATGGAAAGCTTCCGCACAGAATTAGAAGACTTGAATAACCCCGTCGTTGCACGCGACATCATCGACCTGTCAAAAAAGATCCAGCTTTTTCGCGACGGCAAGATTGATGACGAAAAATTCCGGAGCCTCCGGCTTGCACGCGGTATCTATGGTCAGCGCCAACCCGGCGTGCAAATGATCCGCATCAAGCTTCCCTTCGGAAGATTGAGCACCAAGCAGATCCGCCGCATCGCCGACATCTCCGACGAATACGCCAGCAGCACCCTGCACGCCACCACGCGCCAGGATATCCAGATCCACTACGTGAGCCTGGACAAAACCCCTGAGCTATGGGCCAAGCTGGAAAAAGACGAGATCACCACACGCGAAGCCTGCGGAAATACAGTTCGTAACATAACCGCTTCCGCCACGGCCGGCATCGACCCGAAGGAGCCCTTCGATGTGTCGCCTTATGCGCACGAGATGTTCCGCTATTTTCTACGCAATCCCATCTGCCAGGAAATGGGTCGTAAATTCAAAATTTCATTTTCTTCCAGCGAAGAAGATACTGCTTTCAGCTTCATCCACGACCTGGGCTTCATCCCCCGCATCGTCGATGGCAAGCGTGGCTTTAAGGTAATGATCGGTGGTGGTCTTGGCGCCAACCCGACCCTGGCCGAACTGGCCTATGACTTTCTGGAAGAAGATCAGATCATTCCCTTCGCCGAAGCGGTGCTCCGCGTGTTCGATCGCTATGGCGAACGCAACCGCCGCATGAAGGCGCGCTTCAAATTTTTACTGACCGACATCGGGTTGGAAAAAGTGATGGCGCTGGTGGCCGAAGAAAGAACCGCTATCAAAAACAAATCGTATCACATCAACACCGCGATACTGCCCGACGCAGTGATCCCGAGCGAAGTAGCCACCGGTCCGGCAGCGATCGCCGATCAGAAGCGCTACGACCGCTGGAAAGACACCAACGTGTTCGAGCAAAAACAACCCGGATTCTTTGGCGTGAACGTGAGAGTTCCCCTGGGTAACTTGTCGTCGAAGTTGGCCCGTCAGTTTGCCAATGTGGTGGACCAGTACGCTGCGGACGACATGCGTGTAACGATCAACCAAGGCTATCTCCTCCGCTTCGTGCGCCCCGAGAACCTGACGCACCTCTACGTGGCCCTCGACCAATTGGGCTTGGCCGAACCCGGCTTCGACAGTGTGGCCGATATCACGGCGTGCCCTGGAACGGATACCTGTAACCTCGGTATCTCCGACAGTACCAACATTTCGCTGGCACTGGAAAAGGTGATCCGCAATGAGTTCCCGGACCTCATCTACAACAACGATATCAAGATCAAGATCAGCGGCTGCCCCAATTCATGCGGTCAGCACGGCCTGGCCAGCATCGGTCTGCACGGCAGCACCATCAAAGACAAGCAAGGCAAGGTAATGCCCGCGCTGGTGGTCCTGTTGGGTGGAGGCAAAGTGAAGAACGGCGAAGGCATCATCTCCGACAAGATCATTAAGATCCCCAGCAAACGCGGCCCCGACGCATTGCGTATCCTGTTTACCGACTACGAGACCAACAGCCTCGAAGGCGAATACTACCACGACTACTTCAAGCGTCTTGGCCGCAACCATTTTTATCAATTGCTGAAGCCGCTTGGCGACATCACGGCGGTATTGCCGGAAGAATATATCGACTGGGGTCAGGATCACAATTTCATTCTGCACACCGCCGTGGGCGAATGCGCAGGCGTGATCATCGACCTCGTGGCAACATTGTTATACGATTCGGAAGACAAACTCGGATGGGCGAAAGAAGCTTACGACCAAGGACTGTATGCCGATTCGATCTATCATAGCTATAGCGCGTTTATCAACAGTGCGAAGGCGTTGTTGCTGGGTCGCGATATCAAACCGAGCACGCAATATCAAACCATCAGCGACTTCCAGAAAGAGTTTGTGGATACCGGAGTGTTTCCCTTCGAAGGCAACTTCAAGGAATACGTGCTCCGCATCAACAAGAACGAACCCTCTGAAGCCTTTGCCGCAAAATTCATTGCCGAGTCGACAAAATTCATGGAAGATGTGGCCGCTTACCGCGCCGCAGAAACTGGCGAGAACGTCGTAGAAAAAGTAGCTGTAGCAAAATGA
- a CDS encoding DUF3052 domain-containing protein produces the protein MAGYSGTPLLKKLGIKENTSVYAFKPPADYFDLLGALPDGVKVKEKASGTLDFIHIFVKEQAVFEKEFLRGQAYLKKDGMLWVSWPKKASKVATDLDENVIRDFGLKNGLVDVKVCAVDEVWSGLKFVFRLKDR, from the coding sequence ATGGCAGGCTATTCCGGCACACCCCTTTTAAAAAAACTGGGCATTAAGGAAAATACCAGTGTTTATGCTTTTAAGCCCCCGGCCGACTACTTCGATCTGCTGGGCGCATTGCCGGATGGCGTCAAGGTGAAAGAGAAGGCGTCGGGTACGCTGGATTTCATTCACATCTTTGTCAAAGAGCAAGCCGTGTTCGAGAAGGAATTTCTCCGTGGCCAGGCGTACCTGAAGAAAGACGGCATGTTGTGGGTGTCGTGGCCCAAGAAAGCCTCGAAGGTGGCGACAGACCTCGATGAAAATGTGATCCGCGATTTTGGCCTGAAGAATGGCTTGGTCGATGTAAAAGTTTGCGCCGTCGACGAGGTGTGGTCGGGGTTGAAATTTGTTTTCCGGTTGAAGGATCGATAA
- a CDS encoding LPP20 family lipoprotein: MKRFFAVLIVLAACSPKVQPPDPESLKPSWLKTTPYQDGYYTGIGHSVKDGTNNYIQAAKKSALDDLVSEIKVNVSSTSVLSQLELDKKLTEQYQQVIQTTAADEIEEFELVDAWEDNANYWVYYRLSIARYRQIKEEQKQNATLLATDYLQKARQAEKAGERLQAIGLYFQAFRSLEKYLGEAIRVTLDGKEILLVNEIYSSLQSILDKVNIRVTPAEITLNRRVNQTTQTVTAKATYKDNNKPSEGMPLAAAFEKGAGDVYPTYKADGTGQAKILLTKIGSKDLEQTVAIKVDIDALSGAGSSPLYAIIAKTLNVPRAQVDLKVQRPIVFLTAQEKTFGQQKANFQISNKLKNLLANNGFEFTDDKKSADLWFDVTADAEKGSISGSIYITYLTSVIKVSTVKESKEIYATTFDRIKGYGLDYDKSSVDAYNKTMETLEKERMNELLNTVLQ; encoded by the coding sequence GTGAAAAGATTCTTTGCGGTTCTCATCGTCCTGGCAGCCTGCAGTCCCAAGGTGCAGCCGCCCGATCCGGAATCATTGAAACCCTCGTGGCTCAAAACAACCCCTTACCAGGACGGCTACTACACCGGCATTGGCCATAGCGTAAAAGACGGTACCAACAACTACATCCAAGCCGCCAAGAAAAGCGCCCTCGACGACCTGGTCTCCGAAATTAAGGTGAATGTGTCCAGCACCTCCGTGCTCAGCCAACTGGAGTTGGATAAAAAGCTCACCGAGCAGTACCAACAGGTCATCCAAACCACCGCCGCTGACGAGATTGAAGAATTTGAACTGGTCGACGCCTGGGAAGACAACGCCAACTATTGGGTATACTACCGCCTCTCCATCGCCCGCTACCGCCAGATCAAGGAAGAGCAAAAGCAAAACGCCACATTGCTGGCCACCGACTATCTGCAAAAGGCCAGACAAGCCGAAAAAGCCGGCGAACGTCTCCAAGCCATTGGTTTATACTTCCAGGCCTTTCGCAGCCTGGAGAAGTACCTGGGAGAAGCCATCCGTGTCACGTTAGACGGCAAAGAGATTTTGTTGGTCAACGAGATCTACAGTTCGCTGCAAAGCATTTTGGATAAAGTGAACATCCGCGTCACCCCGGCAGAGATCACCCTAAACCGGCGTGTAAACCAGACCACGCAAACCGTCACCGCCAAGGCCACCTATAAAGACAACAACAAACCCTCGGAGGGAATGCCGTTGGCCGCTGCATTTGAAAAAGGCGCCGGTGATGTTTACCCAACCTACAAGGCCGACGGCACCGGGCAGGCAAAGATCCTGCTCACCAAGATCGGCTCGAAAGACCTGGAACAGACCGTGGCCATAAAAGTGGACATCGATGCTTTGAGTGGTGCAGGAAGCTCACCGCTCTATGCCATCATCGCCAAAACCCTGAACGTTCCTCGTGCGCAGGTAGACCTCAAGGTCCAGCGCCCCATCGTTTTTCTGACGGCACAAGAGAAAACCTTCGGCCAGCAAAAGGCCAATTTTCAGATCAGCAACAAGCTCAAAAATCTGCTGGCCAACAATGGCTTCGAGTTCACAGACGATAAAAAGTCCGCCGACCTCTGGTTTGATGTTACCGCCGACGCGGAAAAGGGATCAATATCCGGGAGCATTTACATCACCTACCTTACAAGCGTAATCAAAGTTTCAACGGTGAAGGAAAGCAAGGAAATATATGCCACTACCTTCGACCGCATTAAAGGCTACGGCCTCGACTATGACAAGTCGAGCGTGGATGCCTATAACAAGACCATGGAAACCCTGGAAAAGGAACGCATGAATGAATTGCTGAACACCGTATTGCAGTGA
- a CDS encoding succinate dehydrogenase/fumarate reductase iron-sulfur subunit has translation MKINLKIWRQKNKDTKGSFKSYQLDHVSADMSFLEMLDVLNNDLIHKGEESVAFDHDCREGICGMCSLYINGRPHGPQQTTTCQLHMRTFKDGETIVIEPWRAKAFPVIRDLVVDRTAFDRIQQAGGYVSVNTGGVPDANEIPIAKKVADEAFDSAACIGCGACVAACKNASAMLFVSAKVSQLALLPQGKPERKERVEKMVAQMDEEGFGACTNTGACEAECPKGISLTNIARMNREYFTAITTSYEVKVGGGD, from the coding sequence ATGAAGATTAACCTGAAGATTTGGCGCCAGAAAAACAAGGATACTAAAGGTTCCTTCAAGTCATATCAATTGGACCACGTGTCCGCCGATATGTCCTTCCTGGAAATGCTGGACGTACTGAACAACGACCTCATTCACAAAGGTGAAGAGTCTGTAGCCTTCGATCACGACTGCCGTGAAGGGATTTGCGGAATGTGCAGCCTCTATATCAACGGTCGCCCGCACGGCCCGCAGCAAACCACGACTTGCCAGTTGCACATGCGCACGTTCAAAGATGGCGAGACCATCGTGATCGAGCCTTGGAGAGCAAAAGCATTCCCCGTCATCCGCGACCTCGTCGTGGACCGCACGGCCTTCGATCGCATTCAACAGGCCGGTGGCTATGTGTCGGTGAACACCGGCGGCGTGCCCGATGCCAACGAAATACCCATTGCTAAAAAAGTAGCCGACGAAGCGTTCGACTCCGCCGCATGTATCGGCTGTGGCGCTTGTGTCGCAGCGTGTAAGAACGCTTCCGCCATGTTGTTCGTGAGCGCGAAAGTATCGCAGCTCGCCCTCTTGCCACAAGGAAAACCCGAGCGCAAAGAACGCGTGGAGAAAATGGTGGCGCAGATGGATGAAGAAGGATTCGGCGCCTGCACCAACACGGGTGCCTGCGAAGCGGAATGTCCGAAAGGCATCAGTCTTACCAATATCGCGCGCATGAACCGCGAGTACTTTACTGCCATCACTACGTCGTATGAAGTGAAAGTTGGTGGAGGAGATTAA